The genomic segment CTGCAGTTATATCCTTTGCGGTAACACCATCAGGGGCTTTTACACTTTGAAGGAGGAATTTGTCCTTGCATTGCATATCAGCAGGGGCCTCCTTTTGTGCTTGCATGGTAACTAAATCCACAAAAATCATTGATTCTTTTGAAGTTTGATcgaatataataatgataaaatttggaaaaatgtAATTGATTCATTGTATTTTGTACCTATAACTTCGCATGTAGATCGAGGCAAGACGATCCCCGTATTGGGACGAACACAGTACTTTTTTGGATTTGTTGTTTTCACCTGAAAACAAAATCCAAAATGAagtattgatttctttttcaGGTTTCAAAATCGTTGTTATTTTTCCATTCCTGATCTTTTTTTTTCTCGGCTACCAAACAGATCATTAAAACATTGAATGCGGGAAATTCGACATTGATGAAGGATATACCTTGAAAGCTACATGATTATCAGTTTTATTCGACAATTGAAGAGAACATGAGATCTGTTTCCTCAGCTCAACTAATCAAATGCCGAAACAACAACaatgaaatcaaaattaaaaacccagaaaaacagaaattgaaggTCGGCGAAAAAAGGGAAAGGGAACCCAAAAAAGGAATATAAACTTACAAGGAAACTTGAGCTCTAAAGGATCGATGGTAAGAAGGTCGCCCGTGCTCATTTCGGAGCAATGGGATTTAATCGAGGAATCGCTTAATCTCTAAAAGGAAGGGAAATGATTATGAAAACGAAGAAGGAATCAAATCTCTCTCTTTATTATTGGAATCGGGAACTGCTCTTACTCGATTCCCCATTTTTGGTTTTTACTAATTAAAattgcttaattttttttctttttcttcttcttattattagTTAATATCACTTGAATCGACCAAATTATTGGATTGGTCGGTTTTATATCTCCATCGTTAATTTGGGTCAATTTTATATTTAGATTAACgaaaaaaaatggataaattcaTGAGGTAAAGCTGTTAAAACTAAACTTCAACTTGGAGTGATACTCGAAACTGGAGgctttatttgataataatatCAATGGCTTCCACGTTGGATCCAAAGATCAGAACAGTGTAAGTAATAAAAGAGTGGCCACTTGAAAACCCAATACTGAAGTGTTTTGGACCATAATATGGCaatgggttgggttgggttgggtttgtTTCACTAACAACATCATCTGTTTTATGATACgaaaagataatataaaaattgGAAATTTATGCACCAGAGGTCGAAATCACAGCTGCAAACCAAAAAAGCAATGCAAGTGGCTGGCGGCTACCGCTGCTGCTGCTTTAACACCCGCCACTCCTCTCCGATTCAAACCCTACTCTACTCTTCGTTTCCTTTCGTTCTATTCCAAAAACCCAACAAGCCCTCGGCTTTTCCCGCCGCTTCCTCGTCGGCCGGTCCCGTTCCACTCAACCATTCCTCGGAAACGATGCTTCTGCTCCGTTATTTCCGCCGCGCTGCAGTCCGGAGAGATGAAAAAAAGGGAATTCCCAGAAAAGAAAGTTGGCGAAATGGGGAATACAGTTGGCGAGTtcaggaaaaagttgaaaattgcTGACATAAAAGGAGGGCCTGATGAATGTTTGAATCGGGTCGGACAGACTGTGGTGGTTATGGGGTGGGTTCGGACTGTCCGGGTTCAAAGCAGCGTTACATTCCTAGAGGTAAATAATAAACCTtttccctttcctttttttttttttaaatttcagttAATGTATTTTGTTGATGTTATATTTTTAGGTAAATGATGGTTCTTCGCTTTCAAACATGCAATGTGTTATGAATTCGGATGCTGAAGGTTATGATCAGGTATCCCCTGGCCTAAAAAAGATATATGTTTAACCTTTCTTAACCatgaaattgaatatatgaaaattcttgtttcatttgttttgtgAAAGTGGAACATTAGcaaatttcaatttatatttgttCCTGGAATttccttattttaaatttttttattatagttgcAAATCATTTATATGTTTCAAGCTTGTAGGTGGAATCTGGCTTGATTGCTACTGGTGCATCTATATGGGTGCAAGGGACTTTGGTGGCTAGCCAAGGATCAAAGCAGAAAGTGGAACTGAAGGTTGAAAAAGTTGTCGTGGTATGTTAGATTCCCCCCCACCCCCCTGTCTTGTTGACGTTTATTATTGTCAAATGTAGGAGTTTATTCATCCATTTTGCCTTGAGAATTGACTCAAGTGGTCTGCATCTGTTAACAGTCGAAGTTGATTATGGAATAGGAAattcatttttccttttggaCTTAAATTAAGAATAGATAAGACGGTTGCtaagtttataattttaaaacctatcatACTGCTTTATGCATTGCTATGTTGTGATCCTAAATTGGTTTACAACTTTTTGTTGCTGTTCTTTTTTCATGACAATACTTTGGAAAATGGACAATTACTGTATTATAATACATGAATGTTACTGCATGTTCCTCTGTTGGGCAATTAAAGGAAAGTTCTTCACTAAATTAAAGGACAAAATTTAAACTTCGAGTTGAATGTTTATACTAATTATATggactctttttctttttggcagGTTGGAAAGAGTGATCCTTCCTATCCCATTCAAAAGAAAAGGGTCAGCCGAGAATTTTTGAGAACCAAAGCTCATCTTCGTCCTCGAACAAACACATTTGGTGCAGTATGGTTCTGTTGCTTGTTCACTATCACCACTAGTtgctattatatttatttatttttactgttaCCATAATTTGTGCAAGACATTATCTATTATATTAGTTGTAACTTTTACTTGCTATTTGCCCAGCATGGTTCTTTttcagtctttttttttttttaatgttttgccTTTCAAATCAGACCATCGTGATTTTATTTGCTTGTTTGTTTATCTGTATAAGTGTTCTCTTTTAATGGTACAACTTCTCTTTAGGTTGCACGAGTGAGGAATGCTTTGGCCTATGCAACTCATAAATTTTTTCAAGAAAATGGTTTTGTATGGATCTCAAGTCCTATCATCACAGCTTCAGATTGTGAAGGAGCTGGTGAACAGTTCTG from the Gossypium hirsutum isolate 1008001.06 chromosome D09, Gossypium_hirsutum_v2.1, whole genome shotgun sequence genome contains:
- the LOC107890642 gene encoding asparagine--tRNA ligase, chloroplastic/mitochondrial; this translates as MIRKDNIKIGNLCTRGRNHSCKPKKQCKWLAATAAAALTPATPLRFKPYSTLRFLSFYSKNPTSPRLFPPLPRRPVPFHSTIPRKRCFCSVISAALQSGEMKKREFPEKKVGEMGNTVGEFRKKLKIADIKGGPDECLNRVGQTVVVMGWVRTVRVQSSVTFLEVNDGSSLSNMQCVMNSDAEGYDQVESGLIATGASIWVQGTLVASQGSKQKVELKVEKVVVVGKSDPSYPIQKKRVSREFLRTKAHLRPRTNTFGAVARVRNALAYATHKFFQENGFVWISSPIITASDCEGAGEQFCVTTLIPSSREAADSPVDAIPNTKNGLIDWSQDFFGKPAFLTVSGQLNAETYATALSDVYTFGPTFRAENSNTSRHLAEFWMIEPELAFADLDDDMACATAYLQYVVRHVLDNCKEDMEFFNTWIEKGVIDRLNDVAEKDFVQLTYTDAIGLLLKAKKKFEFPVKWGCDLQSEHERYITEEAFKGCPVIIRDYPKEIKAFYMRQNDDGKTVAAMDMLVPRVGELIGGSQREERLDYLENRLDELKLSKESYWWYLDLRRYGSVPHAGFGLGFERLVQFATGIENIRDAIPFPRAPGSAEF